From a region of the Babesia bovis T2Bo chromosome 1, whole genome shotgun sequence genome:
- a CDS encoding variant erythrocyte surface antigen-1 alpha subunit yields MAVKSAFTPKASLTEAPTNLKEAIDWVLRVTGRDGKPLSGDECICGLAAAVTDLLQSVQLQYHGYQGEAKDNGASQQDVTKHLKELFSLVQGLGGTAVVRTYIDQLAQVLSALVGWSKIEKCSNGGKDKCQKDNKEHHGQNKDCEYLKDVRRNDPCTDCGCMKWDDPKADSNEGHHLGRRCTKCKDSGGSQDCNCDSGGGCQGPDQECKCAKAGKCCKCGCKGGCNKCGQKDRECSCDGYMSAYPSTSCYTRIAFVESRWVDKTRTWKTLGSSTFRSKCARILLGSVCLIWSGLTYMYWTGKYTKTSPYWNNHILDGSGLDDGTLSQWLQALGFPRDMLNNGGPGNRLDAVITNEFRDKFLLGFLEPGGLDSGVVKDDNGNTARAPFGMNYPGFIHTIHRDSFNTDQATVFPNGNGSGTTSGTTNRISDTDQNKNGAIFKLYILSCAYFTGLQKKNSESTTSTTANNPKTIREILYWLSALPYSQAYPKILKHGKQRLKEVTKKTGETESGTDNDQKQLSFLQTGRSAPITVHEYNLFAHFQAVTQYCPLVLIGIQGGIHSTNNTTPAIHSLYANTECHFTYPTVSIQAYNQVVHYIRALFYQLYFLRKQCAVKVSSGGKWRECRYGHGVVSKGVISWMCLGCDPMEHDRNYRVENMKKGLDEILKGLVKKVEGEEEEEDEKDLADGLNTLLVAIGQVVVQLGNAQEALEGKDKEGIKGVIKKLEEAKGKLETELTKVKDRLNGKLQEATKKLGELTKGSGGKESGSIASVTGSDGLDKAASDDFDQGKNRISEVIHKVREALKEIQKELGVSNSSYLNGSLSEWVANTLHKTIDQIKDICNSPKCPSCKSHSTKCGKEGKPTICKTCNQQYMDGKPSPLQAFLEDRLPGFSCREVPADEDPEYPPAADHLGHCNGSGQCCPLPMGFRDHFQQGITHTGQRLYGILYFFSNENMMQSCVYTLVRVTAALSATTPQVLGDVFGFFRGGVGNKDRGKTPNGSDGTACNHDGNPSGSYDENKDKYFCGWCASGLREEVKKIEWVFNGTEAGGQYMGSVGKALRDIKGDKGDSGASQQLSPSALSTLTDGNHYVSPLTGELYTAVSATFGGTYLSWVLYLSDALEGGLQSLASAFQQIECRGCTGCDPNKCKKGEHGQGSGQCGCQSIVSCTGVLPVLYRHGFSYGNPFNLEGYHQKDGNKEEHGQFDIENKHNPKNCHQFLDSLSAVINKKENASQEHPLTKLLSEVGQLQYDIRLPWIFVLTLAWLVAVLYLAFGAIWPLEWTHMRSHWLRGGEHQWQCMWYKVMTGRKGVELIEYFGRQGV; encoded by the exons atggccgTGAAAAGCgctttcacgccgaaggcgtcacTAACAGaggctcccaccaacctgaaggaggccattgactgggtcctaagggtaactggtagggatggtaaacCACTGAGTGGTGATG aatgcatatgtggcctggcggcagctgtgactgacctactgcagtcagtacaactacagtaccatg GATATCAAGGTGAAGCCAAGGACAATGGCGCCTCTCAACAGGACGTGACAAAACATCTCAAGGAACTattctccctagtccagggactaggtggtactgcagtggtccggacctacatagaccagctggcacaggtactcagtgcactcgttgggtggagtaagatagagaaGTGTAGTAATGGTGGCAAGGACAAGTGCCAGAAGGATAACAAGGAACATCATGGCCAAAACAAGGACTGCGAGTATCTAAAGGATGTGAGACGGAACGATCCGTGCACAGActgtgggtgtatgaaatgggatgATCCCAAGGCGGACAGTAATGaaggacaccacctagGAAGGAGGTGTACAAAGTGTAAGGATAGTGGTGGTAGCCAGGATTGTAACTGTGATAGTGGTGGTGGCTGTCAGGGTCCTGACCAGGAGTGTAAATGTGCTAaagcaggcaaatgctgcaagtgtgGTTGTAAGGGTGGGTGTAATAAGTGTGGGCAGAAGGATAGGGAGTGTAGCTGTGACGGTTATATGTCAGCATACCCTAGTACATCTTGTTATACAAGAATAGCATTCGTTGAGTCTAGATGGGTAGATAAAACACGTACGTGGAAAACGTTAGGGAGTTCTACCTTTCGTTCCAAATGTGCCCGTATcctcctagggtcagtatgcctcatatggagtggactcacttatatgtattggaccGGGAAGTACACCAAGACCAGTCCATATTGGAACAACCATATCCTGGATGGCAGTGGTCTGgatgatggtacactatcccaatggctacaggccttAGGGTTCCCTAGGGATATGCTTAATAATGGTGGGCCTGGAAATAGGTTGGATGCTGTTATCACTAATGAGTTTAGGGATAAGTTTCTCTTGGGATTCCTGGAGCCTGGTGGCCTTGATAGTGGTGTTGTCAAGGACGACAATGGTAATACTGCCAGAGCTCCTTTCGGCATGAACTATCCTGGGTTTATACACACTAtacatagggattcattcaacactGATCAGGCTACCGTATTTCCTAATGGCAATGGCAGTGGCACTACCTCTGGTACTACTAACCGAATCAGTGATACTGATCAGAACAAAAACGGTGCCAtcttcaagctctacattctatcatgtgcctactttacTGGATTGCAGAAAAAGAATAGTGAGAGTACTACCAGTACTACCGCTAATAATCCTAAGACCATTCGggaaatcctatactggcttagtgcattgccctatagtcaggcataCCCAAAGATACTGAAGCACGGTAAGCAAAGACTAAAAGAAGTGACCAAGAAAACCGGGGAAACTGAATCTGGTACTGACAATGACCAGAAACAACTCTCCTTCCTTCAAACAGGCCGTTCAGCTCCCATTACCGTccatgaatacaacctgtttgcccacttccaagcagtgactcagtactgcccactggtcctcataggtatccagggtggaataCACAGTACCAACAACACTACtcctgccattcactccTTATACGCCAACACGGAGTGTcacttcacctatcccactgtgtccatccaagcatacaaccaggtggtacactacattagggctctgttctaccagctgtacttccttaggaagcaatgtgccgTGAAAGTTAGTTCtggaggcaaatggcgtgaatgtaggtatggtCATGGAGTGGTgtccaagggggtaattagctggatgtgcctggggtgtgaccccatggaacatgataggaattATAGGGTGGAGAATATGAAGAAGGGATTGGATGAGATATTGAAGGGGTTAGTGAAAAAGGTGGAGGGAGAGGAGGAAGAGGAAGATGAAAAAGATCTTGCAGATGGGTTGAATACACTACTGGTTGCTATTGGtcaggtagtggtacaattgggtaatgcccaggaggcattggaagggaaggaTAAGGAGGGGATCAAGGGGGTTATAAAGAAACTGGAGGAGGCTAAGGGGAAACTGGAGACGGAGTTGACGAAGGTGAAGGATAGGCTGAATGGGAAACTACAGGAGGCTACGAAGAAACTGGGGGAGCTGACGAAGGGTAGTGGTGGTAAAGAGAGTGGGTCAATAGCCTCAGTAACAGGCAGTGATGGACTAGATAAGGCAGCGAGTGACGATTTCGATCAGGGTAAGAACAGGATAAGTGAGGTTATCCATAAGGTACGGGAGGCATTGAAGGAAATACAGAAAGAACTGGGAGTTAGTAATTCATCATATTTAAACGGCAGCTTATCGGAATGGGTCGCAAACACACTTCATAAAACCATAGATCAGATCAAAGACATCTgcaactctcccaagtgcccaTCCTGTAAATCACACTCCACCAAGTGTGGCAAGGAGGGGAAGCCGACTATCTGTAAGACCTGTAAtcaacaatacatggacggtAAACCttcccccctccaggcattcctcgaggatagGTTGccaggttttagttgtagAGAGGTACCAGCAGACGAGGACCCCGAGTACCCACCTGCTGCAGATCACTtaggacactgtaatggctcaggccaatgctgcccactgccaatgggttttagagATCACTTCCAGCAAGGAATCACCCATACCGGtcaacgcctttatggcatcctctacttctttagtaacgagaacatgatgcagtcgtgtgtctatacactagtgagagTCACtgcagcactcagtgccactacaccacaggtattgggtgatgtattcgggttctttaggggtggtgtaggaaaCAAGGATAGGGGAAAGACACCAAATGGGAGTGATGGGACTGCATGTAACCACGATGGAAATCCAAGTGGATCTTATGATGAGAACAAGGATAagtacttttgcggctggtgtgcctctgggttacgggaaGAGGTAAAGAAGATTGAGTGGGTATTCAATGGGACGGAGGCGGGAGGACAGTACATGGGCAGTGTAGGAAAAGCACTAAGAGACATTAAGGGTGATAAAGGTGATAGTGGTGCCTCTCAACAACTCTCTCCATCAGCCCTTTCAACACTCACTGACGGTAACCACTACGtatcccccctaaccggtgaactctatacagcagtgagtgccacgttcggtggaacatacctctcatgggtactatacctatcagatgcacttgaaggTGGACTACAGTCACTTGCTAGTgcattccaacagattgaatgccgtggCTGTACagggtgtgaccccaataagtgcaagaagggagaGCATGGACAGGGTAGtggacagtgtggatgccaatcaatcgtatcatgtaccggggtactgccagtattgtatagacatggcttcagctacggtaacccattcaatctggaggggtaccaccAGAAGGATGGAAACAAGGAAGAACATGGTCAGTTCGACATCGAGAACAAGCATAATCCTAAGAATTGTCACCAATTTTTGGACAGTCTtagtgcagtgatcaataAGAAGGAGAACGCCTCTCAGGAACATCCACTGACAAAGTTACTATCAGAAGTCggccaactccaatacgacatacggctcccgtggatctttgtactgaccttggcgtggctagtagcggtactgtacctagcatttggtgccatatggccactggaatggacacatatgaggtcgcattggttacggggtggagaacaccagtggcaatgtatgtggtataaggtgatgacggggagAAAGGGGGTGGAATTgatagagtattttggtagacAGGGAGTGTAG
- a CDS encoding variant erythrocyte surface antigen-1 alpha subunit — protein MAPASTFTPKASLTEAPTNLKEAIDWVLRVTGRDGKALNKDTECICGLAAAVTDLLQSVELEYHGYQGEANGDDTKNGPPKKRVTMCLNELFSLVQGLGGTAVVRTYIDQLAQVLSALVGWSEIEKCWDGGCGGDSKPHGQESSCQYLGEVERNGSCDDCGCMKWEVPGPTDHSKGHHLGRGCTRCKGSSGQPPCECSGTCTAGKECQCALAGKCCKCCCTDCRGRCKNGWGGEKECICKNAEDSYRSAYPGETYYKRTSYVESIKIENTPSWNNLQHLPPGSTINSTTITQRRHQCARILLGSVCLIWSGITYMYWTGKYHSSSPRWNNHILDGTGLDDGTLSQWLQALGFPKAMLNNSGPQNRLDKVIWDGISDKLLLGFAVPSGLSSDAQDSYGNTARGPFAMNYPGFIHTAHRDSFNTDAAIVFPNGSSSSSNDIDQHKRGALFKLYILSCAYFTGLQKKTSESATLSTSTNNPKTIREILYWLSALPYSQAYPKILKHGKHRLEKVLEHAEEKQLKFIQTDRPKPITVHEFNLFAHFQAVTQYCPLVLIGIQGGIHSTDKTLGPAIHALYANTACRFTYPAVPIQAYNQVVHYIRALFYQLYFLRKQCEVKVTCGGKWRECRYGHGVVSKGVISWMCLGCNPMEHDRKCRVDKVKEDLVGLVNKVKVGLEGNKDEEADGEELFDVLKAIGSVVVQLGNAQEALEGKAESKVIEGVKQKLGEAKKELEKAKEAVESEVGMDGKELEEAKKAVEKAKTEGDNVRMAKLEKKMKALENAKDALNKLMTSGGSNGALNTLANGGGNGSLQQIGSANEKDRDYSSAKDQISDAINGINQTLEALQLLKRASTTLNGHRDDISDVFMIYEKTITDLKEIYNSPKCPSCESHSTKCGQQPQSKTCPTCHQQYMDGTPSPLQAFLEDRLPGFSCSAVVNQEKEQPDYPLAASHLWHSNGTGQCCPVPMGFRGHFHEGSISGMTGQRLYGILYFFSNENMMQSCVYTLVRVTAELSATTPQVLGDVFGFFRGGVGNKDKGKPPKGELETNCDHTGEPSKDDKKYFCGWCASGLRDVVKAIEWIPNGTEVGGKYRESVGEALIKIKGDKGSAQQPAPQSNNTSLSRLTKNCQYLSPLTGELYTAVSATFGGTYLSWVLYLSDALEGGLQSLSEAFRDIECRGCRECDPNKCKKGHHGDNGGGHYGNPFNLEGYRQGDGKDDGDYSIMDKTNDSTKKCHQFLDSLSAVIKKKEEATPKEHPLTKLLSEVGKLQYDIRLPWIFVLTVAWLVAVLYLAFGAIWPLDWTHMRSHWLRGGEHQWQCMWYKVMTGRKGVELVEYFGKT, from the exons atggcccCTGCAAgcactttcacgccgaaggcgtcccTGACAGAAGCACCTACTAACCTcaaggaggccattgactgggtccttagggtaactggtagggatggtaaggCACTGAACAAGGATACTG aatgtatatgtggcctggcggcggcagtgactgacctactgcagtcagtagaactggagtaccatg gctatcaaggtgaagCCAATGGAGATGACACAAAAAATGGCCCCCCAAAAAAGAGAGTCACAATGTGCCTCAACGAACTattctccctagtccagggactaggcggtactgcagtggtacggacctacatagaccagctggcacaggtactcagtgcactcgttgggtggagtgAGATAGAAAAGTGTTGGGACGGTGGCTGCGGTGGCGATAGCAAACCACACGGCCAAGAAAGTAGCTGCCAGTATCTAGGGGAAGTAGAGAGGAACGGGTCATGTGATGattgtgggtgtatgaaatgggaagTGCCCGGGCCGACGGATCACAGTAAAGGACACCACCTGGGCAGggggtgtacaaggtgtaagGGTAGTAGTGGACAGCCGCCGTGTGAGTGTAGTGGTACCTGTACTGCTGGCAAAGAGTGTCAATGCGCTTTAGCgggcaaatgctgcaagtgttgttgtacggATTGTAGGGGGAGGTGTAAGAATGGTTGGGGTGGAGAAaaagaatgtatatgtaaaaACGCAGAGGACAGCTATCGATCGGCATACCCAGGAGAAACATATTATAAGAGAACATCATACGTTGAATCAATAAAAATAGAAAACACACCATCGTGGAACAATCTACAGCACTTACCACCTGGTAGTACTATCAATAGTACTACTATTACTCAACGCcgtcaccaatgtgcccgcATcctcctagggtcagtatgtctcatctggagtggaattacttatatgtattggacaggcAAGTACCATTCCAGCAGTCCtcggtggaacaatcaTATCCTGGATGGTACGGGTCTAGATGACGGTAccctatcccaatggcttcaGGCCTTAGGGTTTCCTAAAGCAATGCTTAATAATAGTGGGCCACAGAATCGACTTGACaaggtcatatgggatgggaTTAGTGATAAGTTGCTTCTAGGGTTTGCAGTCCCTAGTGGCCTCAGTAGTGATGCCCAGGACAGTTATGGTAATACAGCCAGAGGTCCATTCGCTATGAACTATCCTGGTTTTatacatactgcacatagggattcattcaacactGATGCTGCTATTGTGTTCCCTAATGGCTCTTCCTCAAGTAGTAATGACATTGACCAGCACAAACGAGGTGCTctcttcaagctctatattctatcatgtgcctatttcaCTGGATTACAAAAGAAGACTAGTGAAAGTGCTACTCTGAGCACTAGCACTAACAAtcccaagaccatccgggagatcctatactggctaagtgcattgccctatagtcaggcatatCCAAAGATATTGAAGCATGGTAAGCATAGACTCGAAAAGGTACTGGAACATGCCGAGGAGAAACAACTTAAATTTATTCAAACGGATCGTCCAAAACCCATTACCGTtcatgaattcaacctgtttgcccacttccaagcagtgacccagtactgcccactggtcctcataggtatccagggtggaataCACAGCACTGACAAAACACTAGGACCTGCCATCCACGCCCTCTATGCCAACACAGCCTGTAGATTCACCTACCCAGCAGTgcccatccaagcatacaaccaggtggtgcactacattagggctctgttctaccaactctatttcctaaggaaaCAATGTGAAGTGAAGGTTACTTGTGGAGGGAAGTGGCGtgaatgtaggtatggtCATGGGGTAGTTtccaagggggtaattagctggatgtgcctggggtgtaaccccatggaacatgataggaaatgtAGGGTTGATAAGGTAAAGGAGGATTTAGTGGGGTTAGTGAATAAAGTAAAAGTGGGATTAGAAGGAAATAAAGATGAAGAGGCCGACGGAGAGGAACTTTTTGACGTATTGAAAGCTATAGGTAGTGTcgtggtacaattgggtaatgcccaggaggcattggaagggaaggcTGAGAGTAAAGTGATAGAGGGGGTGAAGCAGAAACTAGGGGAGGCTAAGAAGGAACTAGAGAAGGCTAAGGAGGCAGTAGAAAGTGAGGTTGGGATGGATGGGAAGGAACTGGAAGAGGCTAAGAAGGCAGTAGAGAAGGCTAAGACGGAAGGAGATAATGTTAGGATGGCAAAGCTagagaagaagatgaaagCACTAGAGAATGCTAAAGATGCACTAAACAAGCTGATGAcgagtggtggtagtaatGGAGCACTAAATACACTAGcgaatggtggtggtaatgGGTCATTACAACAGATAGGAAGTGCTAATGAAAAGGACAGAGATTACAGTAGTGCCAAGGACCAGATAAGTGATGCTATAAATGGGATAAACCAGACATTGGAGGCATTGCAACTATTGAAGAGGGCATCAACAACGCTGAATGGTCACAGAGATGATATTAGCGACGTTTTCATGATATATGAAAAGACCATTACAGATCTCAAAGAAATATAcaactctcccaagtgcccaTCGTGTGAATCACACTCCACCAAGTGTGGCCAACAGCCACAGTCCAAGACCTGTCCAACCTGCCACCAACAGTACATGGACGGTACACCATCACCCCTCCAAGCATTCCTCGAAGATAGATTACCAGGGTTTAGTTGTAGCGCAGTGGTGAACCAGGAGAAGGAACAACCAGACTACCCACTggctgcatcccacctatGGCACAGCAACGGTACTGGTCAGTGCTGCCCAgtgccaatgggttttagaggGCACTTCCATGAGGGCAGCATCAGTGGCATGActggccaacgcctttatggcatcctttacttcttcagtaacgagaacatgatgcagtcgtgtgtttatacactagtgagagTGACAGCAGAactcagtgctaccacaccacaggtgctgggtgatgtattcgggttctttaggggaGGGGTGGGAAACAAGGACAAGGGAAAGCCACCAAAGGGAGAATTGGAGACGAATTGTGATCACACAGGGGAACCTTCAAAGGATGATAAAAagtacttttgcggctggtgtgcctctgggttacgggatgTAGTGAAAGcgatagagtggatacccAATGGGACGGAGGTAGGAGGGAAGTACAGGGAGAGTGTAGGAGAAGCATTAATTAAAATTAAGGGTGATAAGGGCAGTGCTCAACAGCCAGCTCCACAGTCCAATAATACATCCCTCTCAAGACTCACtaagaactgccagtacctctcccccctaaccggtgaactctatacggcagtgagtgccaccttcggtggaacatacctctcatgggtactatacctatcagatgcGCTTGAAGGTGGACTACAGTCACTGTCAGAGGCATTTCGTGACATTGAATGCCGTGGTTGCAGAGaatgtgaccccaataagtgcaagaagggacATCATGGTGACAATGGCGGTGGACA ctacggtaacccattcaatctggaggggtaccgGCAGGGGGATGGAAAGGATGAtggagattatagtattATGGACAAGACGAATGACAGTACTAAGAAGTGTCATCAATTCTTAGACAGTctcagtgcagtgatcaagaagaaggaagAAGCCACCCCGAAGGAACATCCCTTGACAAAGTTACTATCAGAagtcggcaagctccaatacgacatacggctcccctggatatttgttctcacggtagcgtggctagtggcagtactctaccttgcatttggtgccatatggccactggactggacacatatgaggtcgcattggttacggggtggagaacaccagtggcagtgtatgtggtataaggtgatgacgggacgcaaaggagTGGAATTagtggagtattttggtaagacatag
- a CDS encoding variant erythrocyte surface antigen-1 beta subunit: protein MSAPAAWKPHESLTQAPTNLKEAIDWVLRVTGKDGKKNEKTAPAAPPSTDNPPHCLCYLAKAIKDLLYDAKDPGSPGPSTHRYWDDLLLEQEKTLVLPVLTDLGLLSGSTSAASSTCAGGTEVIRTLIDHLALGLQKWVGWKEGDTCCLKGTEGIGGQCKCTCTGGVGGCCTGGRGTTTCHECSQCGTGANGVGNNKCYLSAYCKKNTASSGSSPSTDPFLWTSISSDSTKVHLLARIFLGSVCLIWSGLSQLGFLTCNAKGSERRWEESSLNNIENAENKGLASFMAAMGYDLDRIKNGTGYVVWKILAGKDKKNSIPWKEFASLGDKTGDSVAEYYSSIYENAKEALKKDNKTESICEQYPLLVLHILASGYFRAGSAGAKGITTLPAKPATSATSATPVSRKPRTIREILYWLSALPYSQGYRELVDRMQGKMESGTLNLEGDSYDKKTELKRDCITHYLMAACGYCPLVLIGIQGTINTSGTDSDSATPSQNKQCHDFLSTLESIIKEDNNTPFNKLIKEINKLIYTTRLPWIFVLTIAWLVAVLYLAFGAIWPLDWTHMRSHCRGWFRKGSLSPWEVLMVGSEKKCHEFLKTLEAVLKGNHLKTGIGASGLHHEINQLIYTTRLPWIFVLTLAWLIAVLYLALGAIWPLDWTHMRSHCRGWFRKGSLSPWEILMVGKKKGRSIVEYFGGR, encoded by the exons ATGTCAGCACCCGCAGCCTGGAAGCCTCATGAAAGCCTCACCcaggctcccaccaacctgaaggaggccattgactgggtcctaagggtaactggtaaggatggtaagaagaatgaGAAGACGGCGCCGGCGGCGCCGCCAAGCACAGATAATCCTCCCC ACTGTTTGTGCTACCTTGCCAAGGCAATaaaggacctactgtatgacgccAAGGACCCGGGGTCCCCTGGTCCAAGCACtcacaggtactgggatGACCTGCTCCTAGAGCAGGAGAAGACATTAGTGCTACCAGTGCTCACTgacctgggactccttagtggcagcactagtgctgccagtAGTACTTGTGCCggtggcaccgaggtcataaggacactgatagaccacttggcactgggactacagaagtgggttgggtggaaGGAAGGGGATACttgttgtcttaagggaaCAGAGGGTATAGGAGGGCAGTGTAAATGTACATGTACTGGTGGTGTTGGTGGGTGTTGTACCGGTGGTAGAGGTACTACTACCTGTCATGAGTGTAGCCAGTGTGGTACCGGTGCCAATGGTGTTGGTAACAACAAATGCTACCTCTCGGCCTACTGCAAAAAGAATACCGCTAGTAGTGGTTCCAGTCCCTCCACAGATCCCTTCCTTTGGACCTCCATATCCAGTGACTCCactaaggtccacctcctggcccgtattttcctagggtcagtatgtctcatctggagtggactcagtcagttggggttcctgACGTGCAACGCTAAGGGCAGCGAGAGAAGGTGGGAGGAAAGTAGTTTGAACAACATAGAGAATGCTGAGAATAAGGGACTTGcatcattcatggcggccatgggctatgacctggataggATTAAAAATGGGACTGGATACGTCGTGTGGAAAATACTTGCGGGTAAAGATAAGAAAAATAGCATCCCGTGGAAAGAATTTGCCTCGTTAGGTGACAAGACTGGTG atagtgtagctgagtactacagtagTATCTATGAGAATGCCAAGGAAGCACTGAAGAAGGACAATAAAACTGAATCCATCTGTGAGCagtaccccctattggtactccacatcctggcaAGTGGGTACTTCCGGGCAGGTAGTGCCGGGGCCAAGGGAATAACTACTCTGCCGGCGAAGCCGGCCACTAGTGCTACAAGTGCCACTCCTGTCTCTAGGAAACCTAGGACCATCCGggaaatcctatactggctcagtgcattgccatatagtCAGGGGTACAGAGAGCTGGTGGATAGGATGCAAGGAAAGATGGAGAGTGGCACACTCAATCTAGAAGGAGATAGCTATGACAAAAAGACAGAACTCAAGAGGGACTgtattacccactacctaatggccgcctgtggctactgcccactggtgctcatcggtatccaggggaccatcAATACCAGTGGGACTGACAGTGACAGTGCTACACCAA gTCAGAACAAGCAATGTCACGACTTCCTAAGTACTCTGGAAAGCATCATTAAAGAGGACAATAACACTCCCTTCAATAAACTcattaaagaaatcaataagctcatctacaccaccaggctgccctggatctttgtgctgaccatagcctggctagtagcggtactctaccttgcctttggtgccatatggccactggactggacacatatgaggtcgcattgtaggggatggttcaggaagggaagtctgagtccatgggaggtactgatggtgg gtaGTGAGAAGAAgtgtcacgagttcctaaAAACACTAGAGGCTGTCCTCAAGGGTAACCACCTCAAGACAGGCATCGGTGCTAGTGGCCTCCACCATGAAATCAACcaactcatctacaccaccaggctaccctggatctttgtcctcacgttagcctggctaatagcggtactctatcTAGCActtggtgccatatggccactggattggacacatatgaggtcgcattgtaggggatggttcaggaagggtagtctgagtccatgggagatCTTGATGGTGGGTAAGAAAAAGGGGAGAAGCATagtggagtattttggtggGAGGTAG
- a CDS encoding Ran-interacting Mog1 family protein: MPLNMSENMQSLYGGAIQCHIPENFFDLSDILPVPDHQEVFVHHIGNVYDNDDICNKTRDAILSFEIIEQISRDGEDLARIILKDLARCNESVHHKLLTYAPLALKDADSTHPLKGILVTGIMDVIKGNVHYNGIVISTSIFIYILRLPEHRADILVIYQFPVDITTDTERELKAFQDILKTLRIVDRSLFAHRIPT, translated from the exons ATGCCTTTGAACATGTCTGAAAATATGCAGAGCCTCTATGGAGGAGCTATTCAATGTCATATACCGGAAAATTTTTTCGATCTGAG CGATATTCTCCCTGTTCCTGATCATCAGGAAGTCTTTGTTCACCATATAGGGAATGTATACGATaatgatgatatatgcaacaAAACCCGTGACGCTATATTGTCATTTGAGATAATAGAGCAGATCAGTAGGGATGGAGAAGATTTGGCGAG GATTATTTTAAAAGATCTGGCACGCTGCAACGAATCCGTACATCATAAGCTTCTTACATACGCGCCACTGGCCTTAAAAGACGCAGACAg tacTCACCCGTTAAAAGGCATTTTGGTTACAGGCATTATGGATGTCATAAAAGGAAACGTCCATTACAATGGAATTGTAATATCGACCTcgatttttatatatatattacggCTACCAG AGCACCGAGCGGACATTTTAGTGATATACCAATTTCCAGTAGATATAACTACAGATACGGAGCGCGAACTCAAAGCCTTCCAAGATATATTGAAGACCCTTAGAATTGTAGATAGAAGCTTATTTGCACACCGCATACCAACTTAA